The Candidatus Saccharibacteria bacterium RAAC3_TM7_1 nucleotide sequence GATTCCCGCAAAAATCCCGAGACCTCAACAGCCATAGTGATTGGTTCCCCGAAGAGGGTAGCCGCAGATACCCTGGCCAGAGAAATGGCCGGCAAAATTGTTCTAGATATGGTCGGCACTGAGGGGATGAGTAAAGATAAGCTTAACATGGCTTATCGTACGGAATATGCATTGAGGAGAAACGAACTGGAGCATATAGCCGGCCACGAAGAACCATACGCAGAAAAGCAAATACAGTCAGGTGAGATAAACCACCAGGAACCTGATTAAACTACCTACTCAGAAATAAATGTGCTGCCAGAACGAGCCAAGCCTCCGCTTATACTAAAATAAAAGAACGACCCATCTCGCAGATCGGGTCG carries:
- a CDS encoding hypothetical protein (RAAC3_TM7_1_481) is translated as MSEQDSRKNPETSTAIVIGSPKRVAADTLAREMAGKIVLDMVGTEGMSKDKLNMAYRTEYALRRNELEHIAGHEEPYAEKQIQSGEINHQEPD